Proteins from a single region of Deltaproteobacteria bacterium:
- a CDS encoding FadR family transcriptional regulator encodes MFKAASQNRIFQDIVDQIQEAILDGRLNAGDTLPSERDMRTMFDTSRGTLREALRVLEEKGLIKIKLGVGGGSVVKAVGRDKISESLGLLIRTQRVSLNHLAEFREAVEGSILALAAERASPEDVEKLKALLEKARVYLGKGTAARDDFIDTDIRIHLLLAEITGNPIYVSLIHSVHRNIHQYYDRFLSMGPSDLRENYQDLKIMIEAVEKGHANQARIIAQNHIHRFNRRMKQKAQEEPRHD; translated from the coding sequence ATGTTTAAAGCCGCCTCCCAAAACCGAATTTTCCAGGACATCGTGGACCAGATTCAGGAGGCCATTCTGGACGGACGATTGAACGCCGGCGACACCCTGCCTTCCGAAAGGGACATGCGGACGATGTTCGACACCAGCCGGGGAACGCTGCGCGAGGCCCTGCGGGTGCTGGAAGAAAAGGGACTGATCAAAATCAAGCTTGGTGTGGGTGGCGGTTCTGTGGTAAAAGCTGTGGGTAGGGATAAAATCAGTGAAAGTCTCGGGTTGCTGATCCGCACCCAGCGGGTGTCCCTGAACCACCTGGCCGAGTTCCGGGAAGCCGTGGAGGGCAGCATCCTGGCCCTGGCGGCCGAAAGGGCAAGCCCGGAAGACGTGGAGAAGCTGAAAGCGCTGCTGGAAAAGGCGCGGGTGTATCTCGGCAAGGGGACGGCGGCCCGCGACGACTTTATCGACACCGACATCCGAATTCATCTGTTGCTGGCGGAGATAACCGGAAATCCGATCTACGTTTCCCTGATCCACTCCGTGCACCGGAACATCCACCAGTATTACGACCGGTTCCTGTCCATGGGCCCATCCGACCTGAGGGAAAACTATCAGGACCTGAAAATCATGATCGAGGCGGTGGAAAAAGGCCATGCCAACCAGGCCCGCATCATCGCCCAGAACCACATACACCGTTTTAACCGCCGCATGAAACAAAAGGCGCAGGAGGAACCCCGCCATGACTGA